GATCGCGTGTTCGATGAAGCGGAACAGGCGGCAGTCGCCGAGCCCGTCGAGGATGGTCCGGACGGCGTATTCGCGTTGCCCGATACCGCGCTACCGGCCAGCGACGCACCCCGCCCTGGCAAACGAGGCCGCAAGGCTCTGCCGGCCGACCTGCCGCGCACGCGCATCGAATACGATCTGCCGGATGACCAGAAGGTTTGCCCGTGCTGCCAACATGCGCTACATCGGATGGGCGAACAGACCTGCGAGCAACTGCATATCGAGGTCAAGGCTTCGGTATTGCAGCATGTGCGCTTCAAGTATGCATGTCGCCATTGCGAGCGGCACGCCGAGCAGACGCCCATCGTGATTGCGCCCATGCCGGCGCAACCGCTGCCGGGCAGCAACGCGAGTCCGGCGATGATCGCCACGGTAATGACAGCCAAGTACGCGGACGGCACGCCGCTGTACCGCATGACCGAGGCACTGGGCCGCTCGAACATCGAGATCAGCCGCGGCACGCTCGCTCACTGGGTCATCCGCCCCGCCGAACTGCATCTGTCCCGGCTGTACGACACCTTACGCGGCACACTGCTCTCGCAATCGCTGATCCATGGCGACGAGACCACCGTGCAGGTGCTCAAGGAGGCGGGCAAGAACGCGCAGAGCCAGTCCTACATGTGGGTCTACCGCAGCGCCGAAACCTGCGCCGAGCCGGTGGTGCTGTTCGAGTATCAGCCTGGGCGAGGCCAGCAGTATCCGCAAGCCTTCCTGAAGGGCTATGCCGGCACGCTGATGACCGATGGTTATAGCGCATGGCGCACGCTCGGCAGCGTGACGCAGCTCGGTTGCATGGCCCATGCGCGCCGGGCGTTCGACGAGGCGTACAAGGCGCACAAGAAACCGGACGGTCGTGCGCGCCAAGCGCTGGAATTCTTTAAATCGCTGTACCAGGTCGAAACGCTCGCGCGTGGCGTGCTACCTGAGGGAGAAACCCGGACGGGCTATACGTACCGATTGCGCCAGGCACACAGTGTGCCGTTGCTCGATGCATTCGGCGTCTGGCTCGATGAACAGGCTCCGCAAGTTCTGCCGGAAAGTCTGACCGGCAAGGCGATCAGCTATGCGCGGAACCAATGGGATTATCTGCGACGCTATGTCGAGGACGGTGACGCGCCGATTGACAACAACGTGATCGAGCGGGATATCCGGCCGTTTACCACGGGACGCAAGGCCTGGCTGTTCAGCGATACCGTCGCCGGAGCCAAGGCCAGCGCGATCGTCTACAGCTTGATGCTGACGTGTCGTGCCTGCGGTGTCGAGCCGTATGCGTATCTGCTACATGTGCTCACCGAGCTGCCGCAGCGCGCGACCAATGCCGATATCAGCGATCTCTTGCCGTTCAACTTCGCCAAGTCGCATGGCGCTTCCGCTTCGGTCTGATCACTCGGCGGTGTGGGTTAATTCGCGCTTACGTTCAAACACTCATCACGGAATGATCCGTTAAATGTCTCAATGTGGCAATTGTCCGTGGGCTTTCCTGGGCGACTGAAATCGATTTTCGACTTGTTGTGATATGCCCACATGTCAAGCAATCGCCCGGAAAACTCACTGCCGTTGTCTACGAAAATATGCCGAGGAGCACCGCGTCTGGCCGCGATACGATTGAGCGCCGACACCACATGTTCTCCCCTCAACCGTTGACCAACTTCGATGGCCAGAGCTTCTTTCGTGAATACATCGACAATTGTCAGCGCGCGAAACTTCGAGCCATCTGCGAGTTGATCGGCGACGAAATCCATACTCCAGGCATCATTCGGTTTGCGCGGCATGATTTTCTGCACGCGCGTGACGACCGTCTTGCGGCGCTTGGGAAGTTTCGATCGTAATTGCAATTGCTCTTCGCAATACAGCCGATATGCTTGATCCCTGCCCAACTGCCAGCCTTCACGCCGCAGCAGTACATGCACGCGCCGATAGCCATAGCGCACCCGCGTATAGGCAATTTCGCGCATGCGGGCACGAAGCTCGGCGCGAGGATCTTTCACGCTTTGGTAGTACTGCGTGCTGCGAGGTTGCTTCACCAAACGACAGGCCCGCCTCATTGTCAATCCATAGTGGCTTATCACGTAATCCACCACGTCTTTCCTCAGCGCGGGCCGGGCCACTTTTTTGAAGCAACATCCTGCAGAATGGCCTTGTCCAGGCTTAGCTCGGCCACTAGCTTCTTGAGCCGTGCGTTCTCGTCTTGCAACTGTTTGAGCTCACGTACCTGATCTGACTGCATACCGGCGTATTGCTTCTTCCAGCGATAAAACGTCTGCTCCGAAATACCGACGTGACGGATGAGATCGGCCACCGGCATACCCAACTCGGCCTGCTTCAGTACCGCCACGATCTGCTCGACTGAAAAGCGCTTACGTTTCATAGCAAACTCCTCCTTTTTCCAAGGGGAAAGTTTGCCGAAAAACTAACGTCCTAGGTGGTCCAGTTTTCTCATTGCAGATCACGCTGCAACGCCGTGAATCCTCGGTCCAGTACGCCGTGGCGAGACCAGCGGTTCATGCGCGTGTAGATCGTGTGCCAGCGGCCCAAACGGGGCGGCAGACCACGCCATTTACTCCCCGTGCTCGGCAACATAGGGGATCGCATTGAGCACTTGCAGGTTCGACAGGCTCACGTTGCCCCGCTGTCGCGGCAGGCAATGTTCGATCTGTTTGA
This is a stretch of genomic DNA from Pandoraea faecigallinarum. It encodes these proteins:
- the tnpC gene encoding IS66 family transposase, whose protein sequence is MSAQDATADLPPEVLAYIRQLEANNRELKASNQQLAQRVEQLEELFRLAQLKRFAPSSEKLKDRVFDEAEQAAVAEPVEDGPDGVFALPDTALPASDAPRPGKRGRKALPADLPRTRIEYDLPDDQKVCPCCQHALHRMGEQTCEQLHIEVKASVLQHVRFKYACRHCERHAEQTPIVIAPMPAQPLPGSNASPAMIATVMTAKYADGTPLYRMTEALGRSNIEISRGTLAHWVIRPAELHLSRLYDTLRGTLLSQSLIHGDETTVQVLKEAGKNAQSQSYMWVYRSAETCAEPVVLFEYQPGRGQQYPQAFLKGYAGTLMTDGYSAWRTLGSVTQLGCMAHARRAFDEAYKAHKKPDGRARQALEFFKSLYQVETLARGVLPEGETRTGYTYRLRQAHSVPLLDAFGVWLDEQAPQVLPESLTGKAISYARNQWDYLRRYVEDGDAPIDNNVIERDIRPFTTGRKAWLFSDTVAGAKASAIVYSLMLTCRACGVEPYAYLLHVLTELPQRATNADISDLLPFNFAKSHGASASV